Proteins encoded in a region of the Candidatus Marinimicrobia bacterium CG08_land_8_20_14_0_20_45_22 genome:
- the aroF gene encoding 3-deoxy-7-phosphoheptulonate synthase, with protein MKDLKLTALTETHRKTVIPVGDIRIGEDFVVIAGPCAVESETQTIKTALAVKAAGGNMLRGGAFKPRTSPYAFQGLGLKGLKILEKAKKETGLPVVTEVLDSRDVSWICEYIDVLQIGARNMQNFSLLKEVGKSNKPVLLKRGMYSTLEEWLNCAEYILSEGNPNVLLCERGIRTFETYTRNTLDLSIVPSVKETTHLPIFVDPSHGTGRLSLIEPMSLAAVAAGADGLEIEVHFNPAEALSDKDQQLTPEMFQSLMIKVKKVRDCMEEFSFEKR; from the coding sequence ATGAAAGATTTAAAATTAACAGCGTTAACTGAAACGCATCGGAAAACCGTCATTCCAGTTGGAGACATTCGAATTGGAGAAGATTTTGTCGTCATCGCCGGACCGTGCGCGGTTGAAAGCGAAACGCAGACGATCAAAACAGCGTTGGCTGTCAAAGCGGCAGGCGGAAATATGTTGCGGGGTGGCGCATTCAAACCGCGAACCTCTCCGTACGCTTTTCAGGGGCTTGGACTGAAAGGTCTGAAAATTCTGGAAAAGGCGAAAAAAGAAACCGGTTTGCCCGTCGTTACTGAGGTGCTGGATTCGCGAGACGTTTCTTGGATTTGCGAATATATTGATGTCCTTCAGATTGGCGCACGCAACATGCAGAATTTCTCGCTTCTGAAGGAAGTCGGAAAATCCAACAAACCAGTGCTTTTAAAACGCGGAATGTATTCGACTCTTGAGGAATGGCTAAACTGCGCCGAATATATTTTATCAGAAGGGAATCCGAATGTTCTCCTCTGTGAGCGCGGCATTCGGACATTCGAAACCTATACGCGAAACACACTGGATTTAAGTATTGTTCCATCTGTCAAGGAAACAACTCACTTGCCTATTTTTGTCGATCCATCGCACGGTACCGGAAGACTTAGTTTGATTGAACCGATGAGTCTTGCGGCGGTTGCGGCTGGAGCCGATGGATTGGAAATTGAAGTGCATTTTAATCCTGCCGAAGCGTTGAGCGACAAAGACCAGCAATTAACGCCGGAAATGTTTCAATCATTGATGATAAAAGTGAAAAAAGTGCGTGACTGTATGGAAGAATTTTCATTTGAAAAAAGATGA
- the aroB gene encoding 3-dehydroquinate synthase yields the protein MKQLTLKTTSGSCEILVSKSLKNVQNYIPAKRTIILTDRQVASLYRNQFPNFPVIEIGIGESSKNLETVNRIYRELIELEADRSTFLLGVGGGVVTDVTGFVGSTFLRGIDYGFVASTILAQVDAAIGGKNGVNYSGYKNLVGTIRQPRFVICDLDMLRTLSIQEVRSGLSEVVKTAAIRNADLFTFLENNLEKILSLDTEAIEKIVAECVQIKAEIVEHDERESGQRRLLNFGHTFGHAIEKVTRLTHGESVSVGMCLSADFSVKRRILVPEQSSRLKDLLKQIGLTIDVSLQKDAIVQAMWKDKKREDENLHFVFLYDIGDARTELISLTNLKEFIDDMR from the coding sequence ATGAAACAACTGACGCTTAAGACAACTAGCGGTTCCTGCGAAATTCTTGTCAGCAAATCCTTGAAGAATGTTCAGAATTACATCCCGGCAAAAAGAACGATTATCCTGACAGACCGACAAGTCGCCTCGCTATATCGCAATCAATTTCCGAATTTTCCAGTTATCGAAATCGGAATCGGTGAATCAAGTAAAAATTTGGAGACGGTTAACCGAATTTATCGTGAATTGATCGAACTGGAAGCGGATCGTTCGACTTTTCTTTTGGGAGTCGGCGGCGGAGTTGTAACCGATGTGACCGGTTTCGTCGGTTCGACTTTTCTACGTGGAATTGACTACGGATTCGTTGCATCGACAATTTTAGCGCAGGTTGACGCGGCGATTGGCGGCAAAAACGGCGTTAATTATTCCGGCTATAAAAATCTTGTTGGGACGATACGACAGCCGCGATTTGTGATTTGCGATTTGGATATGTTGCGAACTTTGTCGATACAAGAAGTGAGAAGCGGTTTGTCTGAGGTCGTTAAGACGGCGGCGATCCGCAATGCCGATTTGTTCACATTTTTAGAAAATAACCTTGAAAAAATCCTGTCGCTTGATACCGAAGCGATAGAAAAAATCGTTGCTGAGTGTGTCCAGATCAAGGCGGAAATCGTAGAACATGATGAGAGAGAATCGGGTCAGCGCCGCTTGCTAAACTTCGGTCATACATTTGGGCATGCAATCGAAAAAGTTACCAGATTGACACATGGGGAATCCGTTAGCGTTGGAATGTGCCTGTCGGCAGATTTTTCTGTTAAAAGACGCATTTTGGTGCCAGAACAAAGTTCGCGACTGAAGGATCTTTTGAAGCAGATTGGATTGACGATTGATGTTTCATTACAGAAAGACGCCATTGTTCAAGCAATGTGGAAAGACAAAAAACGCGAGGATGAAAACCTGCATTTTGTCTTTTTATATGATATCGGCGATGCCCGAACTGAACTTATAAGTTTGACTAATTTGAAAGAATTCATCGATGATATGCGTTAG